In Zhaonella formicivorans, one DNA window encodes the following:
- a CDS encoding aldo/keto reductase, whose amino-acid sequence MKYVQLGETGLTVSRICFGALTIGPLQANLKLHRGAEIIKYALDAGINFIDTAEIYGTYPYIREAVNGRREQVIIASKSYAYSREGMQKSLEKALQALATDYLDIFLLHEQETVMTLAGHRPALEYLLEAKKQGLVRAVGISSHSVEAVAAAAKMPEIDVIHPLLNMRGIGIINGTLEEMVAAVKSAYDQGKGIYSMKPLGGGNLLLEAEKALQYAFSLDFVHAVAIGMQSRAEVDYNVAVLKGMSPDPMVRNKVRKQKRRLHIEEWCQGCGRCVDRCSAQALTLVNGRAVVDDNLCRLCGYCAAVCSQFCIKVI is encoded by the coding sequence ATGAAGTACGTTCAATTGGGGGAAACGGGTTTAACAGTGTCCAGGATTTGTTTCGGGGCGCTGACCATCGGTCCTTTGCAGGCTAATTTAAAACTGCATCGAGGAGCTGAAATAATTAAATATGCTTTGGACGCAGGAATAAATTTCATCGATACGGCAGAAATTTATGGTACCTACCCTTATATCAGGGAAGCCGTCAATGGCAGGAGAGAACAGGTGATCATAGCTTCCAAGTCTTACGCCTATAGCCGGGAGGGAATGCAAAAAAGTCTGGAAAAAGCCCTGCAGGCTCTTGCAACCGATTATCTGGATATTTTCTTACTGCATGAGCAGGAAACGGTAATGACTTTAGCGGGACACAGGCCTGCCTTGGAATACCTGCTGGAGGCTAAAAAGCAAGGCTTGGTACGGGCCGTGGGCATTTCCAGTCATTCGGTGGAAGCAGTAGCTGCCGCAGCCAAGATGCCCGAAATCGATGTAATCCATCCCCTGCTCAACATGAGGGGTATCGGCATCATTAACGGCACCCTAGAGGAAATGGTGGCTGCAGTAAAGTCGGCTTACGACCAGGGAAAGGGTATCTATAGCATGAAACCTCTCGGTGGAGGCAATTTGCTTTTAGAAGCGGAGAAGGCGTTACAGTATGCTTTCTCGCTAGATTTTGTGCATGCAGTGGCCATCGGTATGCAGTCAAGGGCCGAAGTTGATTATAACGTTGCTGTTCTGAAAGGGATGTCTCCCGACCCAATGGTCCGGAACAAAGTGAGAAAACAGAAGCGGAGACTGCATATTGAAGAGTGGTGTCAGGGCTGCGGGCGTTGTGTTGACAGGTGTTCGGCTCAGGCACTGACTTTGGTTAATGGCCGGGCGGTAGTTGACGATAATTTATGCCGTTTGTGCGGTTATTGTGCTGCGGTATGTTCCCAATTTTGTATTAAGGTAATTTAA
- a CDS encoding VanW family protein, with amino-acid sequence MKKLIVMASGFTLACLILSSWLIPVLFFQQRTLPGLHLEGRSVGAKSLEALQAQVERIAAEVENYNLTIKYVDKVWQKTYYDLGIEPDTAATFEKTILFGKKGPLWERWTAYYHLLQGKANIDFVLRFKREKAAEVLAELTAPFTVQPSDASLLLTSDDRVVIKPAVTGRTADVAAGVTALEKGIILPDTNRITELVLVEKALKPEVSTEQLEKLKITGKVAQSVTRFNPANKERTHNIILSAQKLDNHFIPPGSIFSFNEVVGPRTKEDGYKDALIIVENEFEPGLGGGVCQVSSTLYNAALKANLAIKERRRHSLPVNYVPPGLDATVVYGYIDLKLQNNTDGYLWIRAKTKGDTLSIKLFGWKEQLPAVEITRNERVLEPQVVTVKDNSLPLGKVIVEQEGKRGLKVQVIRTVKNAAGEIITQEVISQDIYPAQDRKIRIGLQAAAGTPPTPIETIDSPQPTTEDGEFPER; translated from the coding sequence TTGAAAAAATTGATAGTTATGGCTTCAGGGTTCACTTTAGCCTGTCTTATTTTATCAAGTTGGTTAATTCCCGTACTCTTCTTCCAGCAGCGCACGTTGCCTGGTTTGCATTTGGAGGGGCGATCGGTTGGAGCTAAGTCGCTGGAAGCATTGCAAGCACAAGTGGAGAGAATAGCTGCAGAAGTGGAAAATTATAATCTTACAATTAAGTATGTAGACAAGGTCTGGCAAAAAACGTACTATGATTTAGGCATCGAGCCTGATACTGCAGCAACATTTGAAAAAACCATCCTGTTCGGCAAAAAAGGTCCGCTGTGGGAACGCTGGACCGCTTATTACCATTTGCTTCAAGGAAAGGCCAACATAGATTTTGTGTTACGCTTTAAGCGGGAGAAAGCAGCTGAAGTGTTGGCAGAGTTGACTGCTCCTTTTACAGTTCAGCCCTCCGATGCTAGCTTGCTCCTGACTTCCGATGACCGGGTTGTAATTAAACCGGCTGTTACGGGTAGAACGGCAGATGTTGCTGCCGGAGTGACTGCATTGGAAAAAGGAATTATTCTACCGGATACGAATAGAATCACAGAACTGGTACTGGTGGAAAAAGCTTTAAAACCCGAAGTTTCTACAGAACAATTGGAGAAATTGAAGATTACAGGTAAAGTTGCCCAGTCTGTAACCCGTTTTAATCCGGCCAACAAAGAACGGACTCATAATATTATTCTGTCAGCCCAAAAACTGGATAATCACTTTATACCTCCCGGCAGCATCTTTTCGTTCAATGAAGTAGTTGGCCCAAGGACCAAGGAAGACGGCTATAAAGATGCCTTGATTATCGTTGAAAATGAATTCGAACCCGGTTTAGGCGGGGGAGTCTGCCAGGTATCTTCTACTCTTTATAATGCGGCTTTAAAAGCAAACCTTGCCATCAAAGAAAGGCGCAGGCACAGTTTGCCGGTCAACTATGTTCCGCCGGGGTTGGATGCTACTGTGGTTTACGGGTATATCGATCTCAAATTGCAAAATAACACGGACGGGTATCTGTGGATCAGAGCCAAGACAAAGGGAGATACGTTGAGCATCAAGCTTTTTGGCTGGAAAGAACAACTTCCTGCTGTAGAAATAACCAGAAATGAACGGGTTTTAGAACCCCAGGTAGTCACCGTTAAGGACAACAGTTTGCCTTTAGGGAAAGTTATAGTGGAACAAGAAGGCAAAAGGGGATTAAAAGTACAAGTGATCAGGACTGTTAAAAACGCAGCGGGGGAAATTATCACCCAGGAAGTCATTTCCCAGGATATTTATCCGGCGCAAGATCGAAAAATCAGAATTGGGTTACAAGCTGCTGCAGGTACTCCGCCTACACCCATAGAAACCATTGACAGTCCTCAGCCAACAACTGAAGACGGGGAGTTTCCGGAAAGGTAA
- a CDS encoding IreB family regulatory phosphoprotein, translating to MTQENLEHTVMFKVEKEEVPKAKEVLLTVYAALQEKGYNPINQLVGYLLSGDPAYITSHKNARNLIRRLERDELMEELLINYLGQK from the coding sequence ATGACCCAGGAAAATCTTGAACATACTGTAATGTTTAAGGTTGAAAAGGAAGAAGTTCCTAAAGCCAAGGAAGTCCTGTTAACAGTTTACGCAGCCTTGCAGGAAAAAGGATATAATCCGATAAACCAATTGGTAGGTTATTTGCTGTCGGGAGACCCCGCTTACATTACAAGTCATAAAAATGCGCGGAATTTAATCCGCCGTTTGGAGCGGGACGAATTAATGGAAGAGCTGCTGATTAATTACCTGGGTCAAAAATAG
- the alaS gene encoding alanine--tRNA ligase, whose protein sequence is MRGSELREKFLRYFESKGHTVVPSSSLVPHDDPTLLFTNAGMVQFKDVFLGLDKRNYSRATTAQKCVRAGGKHNDLDTVGRTARHHTFFEMMGNFSFGDYFKRDAISYAWEFLTEVIHLPKEALWVTIYHDDEEAFHLWQELTGIPADRIIRLGEKDNFWAMGDTGPCGPCSEIIIDRGEEHRCNAKECGIGKCDCDRWLEIWNLVFMQYERDEKGTLTPLPRPSIDTGMGLERVSSILQGVNSNYDTDLIKPLIQEVERITGKKYYSDDRGFPFRVIADHARSCTFLISDGVLPSNEGRGYVLRRILRRAVRFGKVLGIERPFLFEMVPVVIRVMGEAYPELLENREHIQKIIKLEEERFRETLNEGMKVVSDIINRLKNRGENMISGREAFVLYDTYGFPLDLTEDIAEENNLTVDKEGFNAAMEEQRRRAREAREDVKAWDFAVSFAGLLGDLGPTTFVGYDRLEAEAQVLALIADGDKIQTAGPGQEVHLVVDVTPCYAESGGQVGDSGQVKWPKGSGRILDTKKLPDGKVFHILEIQSGNIAVGDRVHIAVDHERRQAIARNHSATHLLHKALKEVLGSHANQAGSLVAPDRLRFDFTHFAALEESEVKEVETRVNQQILASLPIETSEMSFEEAKELGATALFGEKYGERVRVVKMGDYSMELCGGTHLKTTSAVGVFKILSEGGVGAGLRRIEAATGTAALDYLFKEEENLNRAAQILKTNREQLVQRIEHMVQELKEKERELDRLNAKLASYQVGELLEQVQDVKGVPVLAVAVQASDMEALRSMADMLKNKLGSGVIVLGASTEDRVNFVAMVTKDLLAAGLHAGNIIKEVAKIAGGGGGGRPDMAQAGGKDPSKLQEALRHTINVVQNQVK, encoded by the coding sequence ATGCGAGGCAGTGAACTTAGAGAAAAGTTTTTGCGCTATTTTGAAAGTAAGGGACATACTGTAGTACCCAGCTCATCGTTAGTACCCCACGATGACCCAACCTTGTTGTTTACAAATGCAGGTATGGTGCAGTTTAAAGATGTGTTTTTGGGCCTGGATAAAAGAAACTATAGCCGGGCCACCACTGCACAAAAATGTGTCCGTGCCGGGGGAAAACATAACGACTTGGATACTGTGGGCAGAACTGCCCGGCACCATACCTTTTTTGAAATGATGGGTAATTTCTCTTTTGGAGATTATTTTAAAAGGGATGCTATTAGTTATGCTTGGGAATTTCTAACTGAAGTTATTCATTTGCCCAAAGAGGCATTATGGGTTACTATTTATCATGACGATGAGGAAGCTTTCCATCTCTGGCAGGAGTTAACCGGCATCCCGGCGGACAGAATTATCAGGTTGGGAGAAAAAGATAATTTCTGGGCAATGGGCGACACAGGTCCTTGTGGGCCATGCAGCGAGATTATTATAGACCGCGGCGAAGAGCACCGCTGTAATGCCAAGGAATGTGGAATAGGCAAGTGCGACTGCGATCGCTGGCTGGAGATCTGGAACCTTGTTTTCATGCAGTATGAGCGGGATGAAAAAGGAACATTAACCCCTCTGCCAAGGCCAAGCATTGATACCGGTATGGGACTGGAACGTGTCAGTTCCATTTTACAGGGAGTAAACAGTAACTACGATACTGACCTAATAAAACCCTTAATCCAGGAAGTGGAACGAATAACCGGTAAAAAATATTATAGCGATGACCGGGGATTTCCTTTCCGGGTAATTGCCGATCATGCCAGGTCCTGTACTTTTTTAATTTCCGACGGGGTCTTGCCTAGCAATGAAGGCCGGGGATATGTTTTAAGGAGAATTTTACGCCGGGCGGTGCGTTTTGGCAAAGTACTGGGCATTGAACGTCCATTTCTTTTTGAAATGGTACCTGTAGTGATCAGGGTAATGGGCGAGGCTTATCCCGAACTGTTGGAAAACAGGGAACACATTCAAAAGATAATCAAGCTGGAAGAAGAACGTTTTCGCGAAACATTAAATGAAGGCATGAAGGTAGTAAGCGACATCATTAACCGGCTTAAAAACCGCGGGGAAAATATGATTTCAGGCAGGGAAGCTTTTGTATTGTATGATACCTATGGTTTTCCTTTGGATTTAACTGAAGATATTGCTGAGGAAAATAACCTTACAGTTGATAAAGAAGGCTTCAATGCGGCTATGGAAGAACAGCGCAGAAGGGCCAGGGAAGCCAGGGAAGATGTAAAAGCTTGGGATTTTGCCGTTTCCTTTGCCGGTTTGCTGGGTGATTTGGGTCCCACAACATTTGTAGGGTACGATCGGTTAGAAGCGGAAGCCCAGGTACTAGCTTTGATTGCTGATGGGGATAAAATTCAAACCGCGGGTCCGGGACAAGAGGTACACCTGGTTGTGGACGTTACCCCCTGTTATGCCGAAAGTGGCGGACAGGTGGGAGACTCGGGCCAGGTGAAGTGGCCAAAGGGCTCGGGCCGTATTTTGGATACCAAAAAGTTACCGGATGGCAAGGTATTTCACATCTTGGAAATTCAGTCAGGTAACATTGCCGTTGGCGACAGGGTCCATATTGCCGTAGATCATGAGCGGCGTCAGGCTATAGCACGTAATCATTCGGCCACCCATTTACTGCATAAGGCATTGAAGGAAGTTTTGGGTTCCCACGCCAACCAAGCAGGTTCCCTGGTGGCTCCCGATCGCTTGCGCTTTGATTTCACTCACTTTGCTGCTCTTGAAGAGAGTGAAGTCAAGGAGGTAGAGACCAGGGTCAACCAGCAGATTCTGGCCAGCCTCCCCATAGAGACTTCCGAGATGTCTTTCGAAGAGGCAAAGGAATTAGGGGCAACCGCTTTATTCGGCGAAAAATACGGTGAGCGGGTCCGGGTTGTAAAAATGGGGGACTACAGCATGGAATTATGCGGCGGAACCCATTTGAAAACAACCAGTGCTGTGGGAGTTTTTAAAATTTTAAGCGAAGGCGGTGTGGGTGCCGGTCTGCGTAGGATAGAAGCTGCAACCGGGACCGCTGCATTAGATTATTTGTTCAAAGAGGAAGAGAATTTAAACAGGGCGGCGCAAATTTTAAAAACCAACCGCGAGCAGCTCGTGCAACGAATTGAACACATGGTACAAGAGCTTAAGGAGAAAGAGCGGGAACTGGACAGATTAAACGCCAAGCTGGCCTCATATCAAGTAGGAGAGTTGCTCGAACAAGTTCAGGATGTAAAAGGGGTTCCCGTTTTGGCGGTGGCTGTTCAGGCTTCAGATATGGAAGCGTTGCGTTCCATGGCCGACATGTTGAAAAATAAATTAGGTTCCGGAGTAATTGTCTTAGGTGCATCTACAGAGGACAGGGTGAATTTTGTGGCGATGGTTACTAAAGATCTGCTTGCGGCAGGATTACATGCAGGTAATATAATCAAAGAGGTAGCCAAAATTGCAGGTGGCGGCGGTGGAGGGAGGCCCGATATGGCCCAGGCTGGCGGGAAAGATCCTTCCAAACTGCAGGAAGCCTTGCGGCATACTATTAATGTTGTGCAAAACCAAGTGAAATAG
- a CDS encoding DUF1292 domain-containing protein: MADERHCHEHHEDCDCEDIIILQDEDGNDHEFSIVDVLELDDNKYAILLPTDEEMDEAVILKIDVDENGDEILFEIEDDEEWEAVARAWEKLLEEEE; encoded by the coding sequence GTGGCTGATGAAAGACACTGCCATGAACATCATGAAGACTGTGATTGCGAAGATATCATTATTTTGCAAGATGAAGATGGAAATGACCATGAGTTTAGCATTGTAGATGTCCTGGAGCTTGATGATAATAAATATGCCATCCTCTTGCCAACTGATGAAGAAATGGATGAAGCAGTAATTTTAAAAATTGATGTTGATGAAAACGGAGATGAAATATTGTTTGAAATCGAAGATGATGAGGAGTGGGAAGCTGTAGCCCGCGCTTGGGAAAAACTGCTGGAGGAAGAGGAGTAA
- the mltG gene encoding endolytic transglycosylase MltG, which translates to MLNKVSGRNKPNKRSSLLKGMLFIFLLSVMLMAYDPLGPVESSSEEVPVRIPPGSSTLQIAEILRFNRLIKNELIFIAYSKLTGYDTKLKAGDYVLNRSFSLPQIFEKLSKGQVQAVTFTIPEGFTVEQIAKALAQKGLVDEKKFLALAKEGAFNYPFIVQAKDVKYKLEGFLFPDTYKVRPGSSEEEIIEVMLQRFAAVYDEQARSKARELGLNDQELVTLASLIEKEAKVALDRPLISGVIYNRLNNGMRLQIDATIQYILGQAKPRLTYKDLEIESPYNTYLVEGLPPGPIASPGKAAIDAALNPAKTDYLYYVAKSDGSHVFSKTLEEHNKAKKKFLK; encoded by the coding sequence ATGTTGAACAAAGTCTCTGGCAGAAATAAACCCAACAAAAGAAGCAGTTTGCTCAAAGGGATGTTGTTTATCTTTTTACTGTCAGTTATGCTTATGGCATATGACCCGCTTGGCCCGGTAGAGAGCAGTTCCGAGGAAGTGCCGGTGCGAATCCCCCCGGGTAGTTCCACTTTACAAATTGCGGAAATCCTGCGTTTTAACCGGCTGATTAAAAATGAACTGATTTTTATCGCCTATTCCAAGCTAACAGGTTATGACACCAAGTTAAAAGCCGGTGATTATGTTTTAAACAGGTCTTTTTCTTTGCCCCAGATTTTTGAAAAACTTAGCAAGGGGCAGGTTCAGGCCGTTACCTTTACCATTCCGGAAGGGTTTACAGTGGAACAAATAGCTAAAGCCTTAGCCCAAAAAGGTCTGGTGGATGAAAAGAAATTTTTGGCTTTGGCTAAAGAAGGCGCTTTCAATTATCCCTTCATTGTGCAAGCGAAGGATGTAAAGTACAAGTTGGAAGGTTTTTTGTTTCCGGATACGTATAAGGTAAGACCCGGAAGTTCGGAAGAAGAAATAATTGAGGTAATGTTGCAAAGATTTGCTGCAGTCTATGATGAACAAGCGCGTTCCAAAGCGCGGGAACTGGGTTTGAACGATCAGGAACTGGTTACACTAGCCTCTTTGATTGAGAAAGAAGCCAAAGTTGCTCTTGATCGCCCGCTTATTTCCGGGGTTATTTACAACCGTTTAAATAATGGCATGCGCTTACAAATCGATGCCACTATTCAATATATTTTAGGTCAAGCGAAACCAAGGCTAACTTACAAGGATTTAGAAATTGAATCGCCTTATAATACTTACCTGGTGGAAGGTCTGCCGCCGGGACCAATTGCTTCTCCCGGAAAAGCGGCTATAGATGCTGCCCTAAACCCGGCAAAAACCGATTATCTGTATTATGTGGCAAAAAGTGACGGCTCCCATGTTTTTAGCAAGACTTTGGAGGAACATAACAAAGCCAAAAAAAAGTTCCTCAAGTAG
- the ruvX gene encoding Holliday junction resolvase RuvX codes for MRVLGLDVGEQRIGVALSDPLGWTAQGLGTVKRSGDIEQDVAEIAKLIAEHEVRKVVVGLPKNMNGTLGPQAERVQEFANNLGKKASVQVEFWDERLTTVAAERTLLIADVSRKKRKQVIDKLAAVVILQNYLDSKSMV; via the coding sequence TTGAGAGTGCTGGGGTTGGATGTGGGAGAGCAGAGAATAGGAGTGGCATTAAGCGATCCTTTAGGCTGGACAGCCCAGGGTTTAGGCACTGTAAAACGCTCTGGCGACATAGAGCAGGATGTTGCTGAGATTGCCAAGCTAATTGCTGAGCATGAGGTACGAAAGGTAGTAGTGGGTTTACCCAAAAACATGAATGGCACCCTTGGTCCGCAGGCGGAAAGAGTGCAGGAATTCGCCAATAACCTGGGAAAAAAAGCTTCCGTGCAGGTTGAGTTCTGGGATGAAAGGCTGACCACGGTAGCAGCGGAAAGGACACTGCTTATTGCTGACGTCTCCAGAAAAAAGCGCAAGCAAGTTATTGATAAATTGGCTGCTGTGGTTATCTTGCAAAACTACCTGGACAGCAAATCAATGGTATGA